In Musa acuminata AAA Group cultivar baxijiao chromosome BXJ2-10, Cavendish_Baxijiao_AAA, whole genome shotgun sequence, a genomic segment contains:
- the LOC103969069 gene encoding uncharacterized protein LOC103969069: protein MNLHDLNKVWEIKALKKPGEEEAHRLLDRIAKQVQPIMRRRNWKVKLLSEFCPANPALLGLNVGGGAQVKLRLRRPNRDWDFFPFEQVLDTMLHELCHIEHGPHNAAFYKLWDVLRKECEELVAKGITGTGQGFDAPGRRLGGFSHQPPVASLRQAAVAAAAKRARVGALLPSGPKRLGGNSEIMDALSPIQAAAMAAERRMYDDIWCGSVSDEPTGAVESICGISKYPSSTEQGDSSRTSDDGVQGEDFVLRGPSNIDKVGSSSHSKCKNHESTTDCLSGGAPVAGGSTFHYPKDGGEDQAIWECSLCTLFNQPLALICKACGAQKLKAIGSKSKTWSCKFCTLENSTKQDKCTACCQWRYSYGPPVSTHGPNYGT from the exons ATGAATCTTCACGATCTTAACAAGGTCTGGGAGATCAAAGCCCTCAAGAAGCCCGGCGAGGAAGAGGCACACCGCCTCCTCGATCGCATCGCCAAGCAGGTCCAGCCCATCATGCGCCGGCGCAATTGGAAGGTCAAGCTCCTATCGGAGTTCTG CCCAGCCAATCCGGCTCTTTTGGGGTTAAATGTTGGGGGCGGCGCCCAGGTGAAGCTTCGCCTGAGGCGGCCCAACAGGGATTGGGATTTCTTCCCCTTCGAGCAGGTCCTCGACACGATGCTCCACGAGCTCTGCCACATCGAGCACGGCCCCCACAATGCCGCTTTCTACAAACTCTGGGATGTGTTGCGCAAG GAATGTGAAGAACTGGTTGCAAAGGGAATAACTGGAACTGGGCAGGGATTTGATGCCCCTGGAAGACGCTTAGGTGGCTTCTCTCACCAACCACCAGTAGCATCCCTTCGGCAGGCTGCAGTTGCTGCTGCAGCAAAACGGGCTCGTGTTGGAGCTTTGCTACCATCTGGACCTAAAAGATTAGGGGGAAACAGTGAAATTATGGATGCACTTAGTCCAATACAAGCTGCTGCTATGGCTGCAGAGAGAAGGATGTATGATGATATATGGTGTGGGTCTGTGTCAGATGAACCCACTGGTGCAGTAGAGAGTATCTGCGGAATCTCTAAGTATCCTTCATCTACAGAACAAGGTGATTCATCAAGAACTTCTGATGATGGGGTACAAGGGGAGGACTTTGTACTAAGGGGTCCTAGTAATATAGATAAGGTTGGGAGTAGCTCCCACTCTAAGTGCAAGAACCATGAGTCTACAACTGATTGCTTATCTGGTGGGGCACCAGTAGCTGGTGGATCGACATTCCATTACCCAAAAGATGGTGGTGAAGATCAAGCAATTTGGGAATGCAGCTTATGCACTCTATTCAATCAA CCATTGGCACTAATATGCAAAGCTTGTGGAGCTCAAAAACTGAAAGCTATTGGATCTAAATCTAAGACCTGGTCATGCAAATTTTGCACCCTAGAGAACAGCACTAAGCAAGACAAGTGTACAGCCTGTTGTCAGTGGAGATATTCATATGGTCCGCCGGTATCTACCCATGGACCCAATTATGGGACTTGA
- the LOC103969070 gene encoding zinc finger protein CONSTANS-LIKE 3, whose protein sequence is MKREEVEEKKGGAYLSVASKPCDSCRVSAALLYCRADAAYLCRGCDARVHGANGLASRHERAWLCEVCEHVPAVVTCKADAAALCADCDADIHSANPLARRHERIPLLPFLGPAPKPPATGRVGSGDDEETDAEAASSLLPQEGPVLRSAAEFFFSDADAYLDLDYGSSMDEMKTVVGADQPFFLAPGGDYFDLNIAGCKQEADHSLCHSVSSSEAAVVPDVSQPSAVGIPCDPAAARLDREARLMRYREKRKSRRFEKTIRYASRKAYAEARPRIKGRFAKRTEVEAEVGRIYSSAADAVAALMADDDYGVVPSF, encoded by the exons atgaAGAGGGAAGAGGTCGAGGAGAAGAAGGGGGGCGCGTACCTGAGCGTGGCGTCGAAACCTTGTGACTCGTGCCGCGTGTCGGCCGCCCTCCTCTACTGCCGCGCCGATGCTGCCTACCTCTGCCGCGGGTGCGACGCGCGCGTGCACGGCGCCAACGGCCTGGCCTCCCGCCACGAGCGCGCCTGGCTGTGCGAGGTCTGCGAGCATGTCCCCGCCGTCGTCACCTGCAAGGCCGACGCCGCCGCCCTATGTGCCGACTGTGACGCCGACATCCACTCCGCCAACCCCCTCGCTCGTCGCCACGAGCGCATCCCCCTGCTTCCGTTCCTCGGCCCTGCCCCCAAGCCCCCTGCCACCGGACGCGTAGGTAGCGGCGACGACGAGGAGACGGACGCCGAGGCCGCCTCATCCCTCCTCCCCCAAGAGGGCCCGGTGCTCCGATCGGCCGCGGAGTTCTTCTTCTCCGACGCTGATGCTTACCTGGATCTCGACTACGGCTCGTCGATGGACGAGATGAAGACCGTCGTGGGAGCGGACCAGCCGTTCTTCCTGGCACCCGGTGGTGACTATTTCGATCTCAATATCGCCGGATGCAAACAAGAAGCCGATCATTCCTTATGCCACAGC GTGTCGTCGTCGGAGGCAGCCGTGGTGCCGGACGTGTCGCAGCCATCGGCGGTGGGGATCCCGTGTGATCCGGCGGCAGCACGGTTGGACCGGGAGGCACGGCTGATGCGATACAGGGAGAAGCGGAAGAGCCGGAGGTTCGAGAAGACGATAAGGTACGCGTCGAGGAAGGCCTACGCGGAGGCGCGGCCAAGGATCAAGGGGCGGTTCGCGAAGCGGACGGAGGTGGAGGCGGAGGTCGGCCGGATCTACTCATCGGCGGCGGATGCTGTGGCGGCCCTCATGGCGGATGACGACTACGGCGTTGTGCCATCATTCTGA
- the LOC103969071 gene encoding protein GLUTAMINE DUMPER 2 produces MRAGAGFNTTAVVVPSAAAAAAAAGGGGGHSEWHSPVPYLFGGLAAMLGLIAFALLLLACSYWKLSRRLGGRRGGDAEPDPKTWVGVAKPAACYEEKVVVIMAGDEKPTYLATPISSPASSSFGDHCNKGDHYNDEEEGKKIEDCTGPGNETQNKEQIRSQRENQNLGA; encoded by the coding sequence ATGAGGGCGGGAGCAGGGTTCAACACGACGGCAGTGGTGGTGCcctcggcagcggcggcggcggcggcggcggggggagGAGGTGGGCACTCGGAGTGGCACTCGCCGGTGCCCTACCTGTTCGGGGGTCTGGCGGCGATGCTGGGCCTCATCGCcttcgccctcctcctcctcgcctgcTCTTACTGGAAGCTATCGAGACGCCTCGGGGGCCGCCGCGGCGGGGACGCCGAGCCGGACCCGAAGACGTGGGTGGGGGTGGCGAAGCCGGCCGCGTGCTACGAGGAAAAGGTAGTGGTGATCATGGCCGGAGACGAGAAGCCGACGTACCTCGCGACTCCCATTTCGAGCCCAGCCTCGTCGTCGTTCGGTGATCACTGTAATAAGGGCGATCATTACAATGACGAAGAGGAGGGGAAGAAGATCGAGGATTGCACGGGGCCGGGAAATGAGACGCAAAACAAGGAACAGATCCGTAGCCAAAGAGAGAACCAAAACTTGGGTGCAtga